One Alnus glutinosa chromosome 3, dhAlnGlut1.1, whole genome shotgun sequence genomic region harbors:
- the LOC133864684 gene encoding 3-isopropylmalate dehydrogenase 2, chloroplastic-like has protein sequence MAACLQLNAKSFRPYFRLNSVSVSKQSPKPGRIRCATTTPSKRYTITLLPGDGIGPEVISVATNVLKLAGSLEGIEFKFQEMPVGGAALDLTGVPLPEETLSAAKQSDAVLLGAIGGYKWDKNEKHLKPETGLLQLRAGLKVFANLRPATVLPQLVDASTLKKEVAEGVDLMVVRELTGGIYFGKPRGFSKNENGEEIGFNTEVYAAYEIDRIARVAFETARKRRGKLCSVDKANVLEASILWRNRVTAIASEYPDVELSHMYVDNAAMQLVRNPKQFDTIVTNNIFGDILSDEASMITGSIGMLPSASLGESGPGLFEPIHGSAPDIAGQDKANPLATVLSAAMLLKYGLGEEDAAKRIEAAVLDTLSRGYRTVDIHSDGNKLVGCKEMGEEVLKSVDSQVPAPV, from the exons ATGGCGGCTTGTCTGCAACTCAACGCCAAGTCTTTCAGACCCTATTTCCGACTCAACTCTGTGTCTGTTTCCAAACAGTCCCCCAAACCCGGTCGGATCAGGTGCGCAACCACCACACCCTCCAAACGCTACACCATCACTCTGCTTCCCGGCGATGGCATCGGCCCGGAGGTCATCTCCGTCGCCACCAACGTCCTCAAGCTCGCCGGCTCTCTCGAAG GAATTGAATTTAAGTTCCAAGAGATGCCTGTGGGTGGAGCTGCCTTGGATTTGACTGGAGTTCCACTACCAGAGGAGACCCTTTCAGCCGCAAAGCAATCCGATGCGGTCTTGCTCGGAGCAATTGGAGg GTATAAAtgggataaaaatgaaaaacacttGAAGCCAGAGACTGGGTTGCTTCAGCTTAGGGCTGGCCTTAAGGTGTTTGCGAATTTGAGGCCTGCAACTGTTTTACCTCAG TTAGTGGATGCTTCAACTTTGAAGAAAGAGGTTGCTGAAGGTGTTGATCTAATGGTTGTAAGAGAGCTTACTGGAG GTATTTATTTCGGAAAGCCCAGGGGTTTCAGCAAGAATGAAAATGGTGAGGAAATTGGCTTCAATACGGAGGTGTATGCCGCGTATGAG ATTGATCGCATTGCTCGTGTTGCATTTGAGACTGCTCGGAAGCGGCGTGGAAAACTTTGCTCTGTCGACAAAGCAAATGTGTTGGAG GCATCAATCCTTTGGAGGAATAGAGTTACAGCAATAGCCTCAGAATACCCTGATGTTGAACTCTCACACATGTATGTTGACAATGCCGCTATGCAGCTTGTTCGGAATCCAAAACAG TTTGATACAATTGTGACAAACAATATATTTGGAGATATTTTGTCCGATGAGGCTTCAATGATTACTGGAAGTATTGGGATGCTTCCATCTGCTAGTCTTGGTGAATCG GGACCTGGACTCTTCGAACCAATACATGGTTCTGCTCCTGATATTGCTGGACAG GATAAGGCCAACCCATTAGCAACAGTGCTCAGTGCTGCCATGCTTTTGAAGTATGGTCTAGGGGAAGAAGATGCTGCCAAGAGAATTGAGGCTGCAGTCCTTGATACTTTGAGTAGGGGGTATCGAACGGTGGACATACACTCAGATGGAAAT AAGTTGGTAGGATGCAAGGAAATGGGTGAAGAGGTACTGAAGTCAGTAGATTCCCAAGTTCCTGCTCCAGTTTGA